One Pyrococcus furiosus DSM 3638 genomic region harbors:
- a CDS encoding IS982 family transposase (programmed frameshift), producing the protein MVVLSFQRKILIIKSEIYPIVSKHYPKNTRREVISLYDLITFAILAHLHFNGVYKHAYRVLIEEMKLFPKIRYNKLTERLNRHEKLLLLAQEELFKKHAREYVRILDSKPIQTKELARKNRKDKEGSSEVISEKPAVGFVPSKKFYYGYKLTCYSDGNLLALLSVDPANKHDVSVVREKFWVIVEEFSGCFLFLDKGYVSRGLEEEFLRFGVVYTPVKRGNQISNLEEKKFYKYLSDFRRRIETLFSKFSEFLLRPSRSVSLRGLAVRILGAILAVNLDRLYNFTGGGN; encoded by the exons GTGGTTGTATTGAGCTTTCAAAGGAAAATCCTGATCATAAAATCCGAAATCTATCCGATAGTCAGCAAACACTACCCGAAAAACACTCGCAGGGAAGTAATCAGCCTCTACGACCTGATAACCTTCGCAATACTAGCACACTTGCACTTTAACGGAGTTTACAAGCACGCTTACAGAGTCCTAATCGAAGAAATGAAGCTGTTCCCCAAAATCAGGTACAACAAACTAACAGAACGCTTGAACAGGCACGAAAAACTCCTGCTCCTAGCGCAGGAAGAATTATTCAAAAAACACGCCAGAGAATACGTTAGAATACTGGACTCAAAGCCCATTCAGACCAAGGAGTTGGCCAGAAAAAACAGGAAGGATAAGGAGGGTTCTTCAGAAGTCATCTCTGAAAAGCCCGCAGTTGGGTTTGTTCCCTCT AAAAAGTTTTACTATGGGTACAAGCTGACCTGTTACTCTGATGGAAATTTGCTGGCTTTACTGTCTGTTGATCCGGCGAATAAGCATGATGTGAGTGTTGTCCGGGAAAAGTTCTGGGTGATTGTTGAGGAGTTTTCTGGCTGTTTTCTGTTTTTGGATAAGGGGTATGTTAGCAGGGGGCTCGAGGAGGAATTTCTGAGGTTTGGCGTTGTTTACACGCCAGTAAAGCGGGGGAATCAGATTAGTAATCTGGAGGAGAAGAAGTTTTACAAGTACTTGTCTGACTTTCGCAGGAGGATTGAGACTTTGTTTTCGAAGTTTTCTGAGTTTCTTCTGAGGCCGAGCAGGAGTGTTAGTTTGAGGGGGTTAGCTGTCAGGATTTTAGGGGCGATTCTGGCCGTGAATCTGGACAGATTATACAACTTCACAGGTGGTGGGAACTAG
- a CDS encoding glycosyltransferase family 4 protein — MIILDLAILSSYGLNSDGGGVKVYTQNLVKALQKRGIRLFLLIRKGEPTEVEEKLSKNQVFYVIKATRRLNKLKPKFVLSQGGWFTVIPTMIYKMLHPKAKIIHLYHTHCDPPKSVKQKIARNPSSHHL, encoded by the coding sequence GTGATTATATTGGATTTAGCAATACTATCTAGTTATGGCCTCAATTCCGATGGAGGAGGAGTAAAAGTCTACACTCAAAACCTTGTCAAAGCCCTCCAAAAGAGAGGTATCCGTTTATTTTTGCTAATTCGAAAAGGAGAGCCAACAGAAGTAGAAGAAAAACTGTCTAAAAATCAGGTATTCTACGTCATTAAAGCTACTAGGCGACTCAATAAATTAAAACCAAAATTTGTTTTATCGCAAGGAGGCTGGTTTACGGTAATTCCAACGATGATTTACAAAATGCTTCATCCAAAAGCGAAGATAATTCATCTTTATCATACCCACTGTGACCCACCAAAAAGTGTAAAACAGAAGATTGCTAGAAACCCTAGTTCCCACCACCTGTGA
- a CDS encoding glycosyltransferase family 4 protein, translating into MEELKSKGFDTSKAVVIENPVSEEFFNVEKREEPVILYPATLIPRKNQLGFLRAASTIKEELRDYKIIFTASGDKSYEMELRKLAEKSNLNVEFTGKVSYEKMLELYSKASIVALTSFEETFGMVIAEAMATGTPVIASRVGGIPYMIEDGETGFLVDPNNPKDIAEKLVTLLSDKHLRSKMGREGKKVAEERWKDEVIARKLLEMYFSAIEQDKNTKR; encoded by the coding sequence TTGGAAGAGCTAAAGTCGAAGGGCTTTGATACGTCAAAAGCGGTAGTTATTGAAAATCCTGTTTCAGAGGAGTTTTTCAATGTTGAAAAGAGAGAAGAACCGGTGATTTTGTATCCTGCTACTTTAATACCACGTAAGAACCAATTGGGTTTTCTCAGAGCTGCATCTACAATTAAGGAAGAATTGAGGGATTATAAAATAATTTTTACTGCTTCGGGAGATAAAAGTTATGAAATGGAATTAAGGAAGCTTGCAGAGAAAAGCAATCTAAATGTTGAATTCACGGGTAAGGTATCTTATGAAAAAATGTTAGAACTTTATTCTAAAGCTTCAATTGTTGCTTTAACTTCATTTGAAGAAACCTTTGGAATGGTAATTGCAGAAGCAATGGCAACTGGAACTCCTGTAATTGCTTCAAGAGTTGGAGGGATTCCTTACATGATTGAAGATGGTGAAACTGGATTCTTAGTTGATCCAAATAATCCCAAAGATATAGCTGAAAAGCTTGTAACGCTACTTTCAGATAAACATTTAAGATCGAAGATGGGAAGAGAAGGTAAAAAGGTAGCTGAAGAAAGATGGAAAGATGAAGTGATAGCAAGAAAACTTTTGGAAATGTATTTTTCTGCAATAGAACAAGATAAAAATACTAAGAGGTGA
- a CDS encoding glycosyltransferase family 4 protein produces the protein MKILAIAPNISRPYLGPAAVVHNTLKGFIKINKELEREDIEITFLSINDKIKSKKLTDNINIIGTKRFPPVTFTGEIQALFVSRKLEKPDLVHSHDLYEIFPWILKKIPTIFTLHGIVWKEKMFTKSLYAKLWYYLYEKRLRAYHKKFTKFVAISP, from the coding sequence ATGAAAATCCTTGCCATAGCACCAAATATATCAAGGCCGTATTTGGGCCCGGCGGCAGTAGTCCATAACACACTTAAGGGGTTCATAAAGATAAATAAAGAGTTGGAAAGAGAAGATATTGAAATCACCTTTCTTTCTATCAATGACAAAATCAAAAGCAAAAAATTAACGGACAACATAAACATCATCGGAACAAAAAGATTTCCACCTGTAACATTTACAGGAGAGATTCAGGCCTTATTTGTATCAAGAAAACTTGAAAAGCCAGACCTCGTGCACTCGCATGACTTGTATGAGATATTTCCATGGATTTTGAAAAAGATTCCTACTATTTTTACTCTTCACGGTATAGTTTGGAAAGAAAAGATGTTTACAAAGAGTTTATATGCAAAATTATGGTATTATCTTTATGAAAAAAGGCTAAGAGCGTACCATAAAAAGTTTACAAAATTCGTAGCAATATCTCCTTAA
- a CDS encoding glycosyltransferase family 4 protein, which yields MRVLVMVNDFPNKDNSYTANIFVKEQVKALSEFVEEINVIVPIPRGIELYRKTSYRDYAIGENVHVHFVKYINPLFPIAYSKLRREWIWLEHRALTNFIKKKDIKFDIIHAHYTWPSGAVGVKLKEEYKVPLVITEHTSQTFNRYITTRDPLAREIWQKADIIVRVRKGDIDLFSRVGITPSKIRYIPNGFDGNKFYPIPQEIARRKLNLVEYEKIIINVANMYSRVKGHEYLLRAFSKVAENTSDAFLILVGSGKLLSHLKKLADNLYLGHRVLFAGSKPHDEIPLWMNAADLFVLPSLRESFGVVQIEAMACGVPVVATRNGGSEEIIISEDYGLLCEPANPKELAEKILIALEKEWDREKIRKYAEQFTWENIAKKTLEVYRGVLK from the coding sequence ATGAGGGTTCTGGTGATGGTAAATGACTTTCCGAATAAAGATAATTCTTATACAGCCAATATATTTGTCAAAGAACAAGTCAAGGCACTATCAGAATTCGTTGAAGAGATCAACGTCATAGTTCCAATACCACGAGGAATTGAATTATACAGAAAAACTTCATACAGAGATTATGCGATTGGAGAAAATGTTCACGTTCACTTTGTGAAATACATAAATCCCTTGTTTCCCATAGCGTATTCAAAGCTTCGAAGGGAGTGGATATGGCTTGAGCACAGAGCACTGACAAATTTCATAAAAAAGAAAGACATTAAATTTGATATCATCCACGCTCACTATACTTGGCCAAGTGGTGCAGTTGGAGTAAAATTAAAAGAGGAATACAAGGTTCCGTTAGTCATAACGGAGCATACTTCGCAAACATTTAACAGGTATATTACTACTAGAGATCCTTTGGCACGAGAAATATGGCAAAAGGCAGACATAATAGTTAGGGTGCGGAAGGGTGATATCGATTTATTTAGTAGAGTAGGTATTACACCAAGCAAAATACGATATATTCCCAATGGGTTTGATGGGAACAAATTTTATCCGATACCTCAAGAAATAGCTCGTAGAAAGTTGAATCTGGTTGAATATGAGAAGATCATTATTAATGTTGCTAACATGTACTCACGTGTTAAAGGTCATGAATATCTTTTAAGAGCATTTTCCAAAGTGGCTGAAAATACTTCAGATGCGTTTTTAATACTCGTTGGTAGCGGGAAGTTGCTATCACACCTAAAAAAGCTTGCTGATAATTTATATCTTGGACATCGTGTTTTGTTCGCAGGTTCAAAACCTCACGATGAAATTCCACTATGGATGAATGCTGCTGATTTGTTTGTTTTGCCGAGTTTGAGAGAAAGCTTTGGAGTAGTTCAAATTGAAGCTATGGCATGCGGAGTTCCAGTTGTAGCTACGAGAAATGGTGGTAGTGAAGAGATAATAATTTCTGAAGATTATGGGTTACTTTGTGAGCCGGCGAATCCAAAAGAGTTAGCAGAGAAAATTTTAATTGCCTTAGAGAAAGAATGGGATAGAGAAAAGATAAGAAAGTATGCTGAGCAGTTCACATGGGAGAATATTGCGAAAAAGACTTTAGAAGTTTACAGAGGTGTGCTGAAATGA
- a CDS encoding asparagine synthase C-terminal domain-containing protein, translating into MKIDIKFRHNYGYLWYEKQGIYVKGYVIHESTLYQKEDLVKLLLEHLEKGVKLENILTTFYGIFSIAIKTDDKIHLISDTTRTFPMFYAVANDEILISDDTFFIKKKIDGQYNKDLKTEFLRCGYVTGPETLINGVYQVQAGEIVVISEDGQIMRKFYHDYTVTQDELLKDSSDALKKEFLKILDKAIKRLILMANGDTIVIPLSGGYDSRAIATMLKKNGYENVILYTYGKPDSTEVRVAREVAKNLEFEWIFVEQNEDIVDPDYPERDFFLEFYKYAFNHVSTIHLQDFFVFKHLHDNSVIPKNSIIVPGHSGDFLGGSHLRKLPIPKSKRDVFNTILIKHYIVNEHIKLSPYVVKKINEYLNSFSEHTLPYSLDDNWNMKERQAKFIVNSNRTYEFFGYRHAIPLWDLELVEFFRRVPLEYKTKEVIYSDALRESVFKDFGVVLSQKDVANTMALEFYHRIFHSMEIFRHIRYFAEKNLPSQIKRPLKDLIQKDENNLYVVAKPLLRKMNRKWYLSEFNGIVAEWCLANLEGV; encoded by the coding sequence ATGAAAATAGATATTAAATTTAGGCATAACTACGGATACCTGTGGTATGAAAAACAAGGAATCTACGTGAAAGGATATGTAATACACGAGAGCACCTTATACCAAAAAGAGGACTTAGTCAAGCTTTTATTAGAGCATCTTGAAAAAGGTGTTAAGCTTGAGAACATACTCACAACTTTTTATGGCATTTTTTCGATTGCAATTAAAACAGATGATAAAATACATTTGATTTCAGACACAACAAGGACTTTTCCAATGTTTTACGCTGTTGCCAATGATGAAATTCTAATCTCTGATGATACTTTCTTTATTAAGAAAAAAATAGATGGCCAATACAATAAAGATCTAAAAACAGAGTTCTTAAGGTGCGGGTATGTTACAGGACCAGAAACACTAATTAATGGAGTTTACCAAGTCCAAGCAGGAGAGATAGTAGTTATAAGCGAAGATGGGCAGATTATGAGAAAATTTTACCACGATTATACAGTTACTCAGGATGAGCTTCTAAAAGACTCTTCAGATGCTCTTAAAAAAGAATTTTTGAAAATTCTTGATAAAGCGATAAAAAGATTGATTTTAATGGCAAATGGTGATACGATCGTCATTCCACTAAGCGGAGGGTATGACTCGAGGGCCATAGCTACAATGCTCAAGAAGAATGGATATGAAAACGTTATTCTCTACACGTATGGTAAGCCAGATTCCACAGAAGTCAGAGTTGCGAGAGAAGTTGCCAAAAATCTGGAATTTGAGTGGATATTTGTTGAGCAGAACGAAGATATTGTAGATCCAGATTATCCTGAAAGAGATTTCTTCTTGGAGTTTTACAAATACGCATTTAATCATGTTTCCACAATACACTTGCAGGATTTCTTTGTTTTTAAACATCTTCACGATAACTCGGTAATTCCAAAGAATTCAATAATTGTGCCGGGGCATTCTGGAGACTTTCTCGGAGGGAGTCATTTGCGCAAGCTGCCCATTCCAAAATCTAAGAGAGATGTTTTTAATACTATACTCATTAAACATTATATCGTAAACGAGCACATAAAACTTTCTCCATATGTAGTTAAAAAGATAAATGAATACCTGAATAGTTTTTCTGAGCATACTCTGCCTTACAGCTTAGATGATAACTGGAACATGAAAGAAAGGCAAGCTAAATTTATAGTTAACTCCAACAGAACCTACGAATTTTTCGGCTATCGCCATGCAATCCCTCTCTGGGATTTAGAATTGGTAGAATTCTTTAGAAGAGTTCCCTTAGAATATAAGACCAAAGAAGTAATTTACAGTGATGCTTTGCGTGAAAGTGTATTCAAGGATTTTGGGGTAGTTTTATCTCAAAAAGATGTCGCTAATACGATGGCTCTAGAATTCTACCATCGCATTTTCCATTCAATGGAAATTTTTAGGCATATTCGGTATTTCGCAGAAAAAAATTTACCCTCTCAAATCAAAAGACCTCTCAAAGATTTAATCCAGAAAGACGAAAATAATCTTTACGTGGTTGCTAAGCCTCTGCTGAGAAAAATGAATCGCAAATGGTATCTTTCGGAGTTTAATGGAATCGTTGCAGAGTGGTGCTTGGCTAACTTGGAGGGAGTATAG
- the wecB gene encoding non-hydrolyzing UDP-N-acetylglucosamine 2-epimerase: MKIATIVGARPQFIKMAPVSRELRKYFEEVVIHTGQHYDYEMDRIFFEQLNIPEPDYNLGVGSGSHGYQIGEMLKKIEEVLIKEKPDLVMVFGDTNSTLAGALAAAKLKIKVAHVEAGLRSFDKSMPEEINRILTDHVSDYLFAPTETAVKNLYNEGIRNGVYLTGDVMLDALLYNVKIAERCSEILNKLGLKPKEFCLATVHRAENTDNLERLKNIIDAFVECKETIVFPVHPRTEKVLKAYGLYDSLKKAENVILIKPVGYLDMLMLEKNAKKILTDSGGVQKEAYFLKVPCITLRERTEWVETVEDGWNVLVGADKEKILRAVREFEPSGETYTYKFGDGRASEKIAEVIKNVDR, from the coding sequence ATGAAAATCGCTACTATTGTAGGTGCTCGCCCACAATTCATTAAAATGGCTCCGGTTTCGAGAGAATTAAGAAAGTATTTTGAAGAAGTTGTAATCCATACTGGACAGCATTATGATTATGAGATGGATAGAATATTTTTTGAACAATTGAATATCCCAGAGCCAGATTACAACCTTGGTGTTGGTTCTGGAAGCCATGGTTATCAGATTGGAGAGATGCTTAAAAAAATTGAAGAAGTTTTAATTAAAGAAAAACCAGACCTTGTTATGGTTTTTGGGGACACCAACTCAACTCTTGCTGGAGCTTTAGCTGCGGCTAAACTAAAAATTAAAGTTGCTCATGTTGAGGCGGGATTGAGAAGTTTTGATAAATCTATGCCAGAGGAAATAAACAGAATTTTGACAGATCATGTTAGCGATTACCTATTCGCCCCAACAGAAACCGCTGTAAAAAACTTGTATAACGAAGGAATACGGAACGGTGTTTATCTGACTGGAGACGTTATGCTTGATGCTCTTTTATATAACGTCAAAATTGCTGAAAGATGCTCAGAAATCTTGAATAAGTTAGGATTAAAACCAAAAGAATTTTGTTTAGCAACTGTTCACAGAGCTGAAAATACGGATAACCTTGAGAGGTTAAAGAACATAATTGATGCCTTTGTAGAATGTAAAGAGACAATTGTTTTTCCAGTTCATCCGAGAACTGAAAAGGTCCTAAAAGCTTACGGACTTTATGATTCACTCAAAAAAGCTGAAAATGTAATTTTGATTAAACCCGTTGGTTATTTAGACATGCTAATGTTAGAAAAGAACGCAAAAAAGATACTGACTGATAGTGGTGGTGTGCAGAAAGAAGCGTATTTTTTAAAGGTACCTTGCATAACTTTGAGAGAAAGAACTGAGTGGGTAGAGACGGTTGAAGATGGTTGGAACGTGCTTGTTGGGGCAGATAAAGAGAAAATACTTAGAGCTGTTAGAGAATTTGAACCATCGGGAGAAACTTACACCTACAAGTTTGGCGATGGGAGAGCTTCGGAAAAAATTGCGGAGGTGATAAAGAACGTTGATAGATAA
- a CDS encoding glycosyltransferase, whose protein sequence is MKLEIEPYKTSKIVLMLLANNFYIDPRVRQEAESLIKAGFTVHVFCWDREGEAEDTNIDNKLIVRTMKILTSKEFNKLKYAVAAILLQILGFFYGIKLIRKYRKIIVHANDFNTLLAAYLLKMFFRKRVRVVYDCHELTPNVYKDWYGTLVGKVAEKLEKLLIKCADVVLTVSEPVASYLRTITNAPVYVFYNYPSEKYIPMIDKMEAREILGLPKDKLIIAFVGHIRPDTAVKELVEATEILKKKNLQNKVRFVIVGGGPSKDEIWNFVKEKNLEDIVSLVPMVPREKAILYLCAADISYVVFIEGINTRIGMPWKLFESLACGTKVIVSNKTYMANFLKSIDYPSIIINKISPKEIAEALEKELENRGNRDSKKRAKFLWESQEGEFLKIYENLGGLL, encoded by the coding sequence GTGAAATTGGAGATAGAGCCATACAAGACATCAAAAATTGTTTTAATGCTTTTAGCAAATAATTTTTATATTGATCCAAGAGTTAGACAAGAAGCTGAAAGCTTGATTAAAGCTGGATTCACAGTTCACGTCTTTTGCTGGGATAGAGAAGGAGAAGCCGAAGATACAAATATAGATAACAAATTGATTGTTAGAACTATGAAGATCTTGACTTCAAAAGAATTTAACAAGCTAAAATACGCTGTTGCAGCCATTCTACTACAAATTTTAGGTTTCTTTTATGGAATCAAGCTTATTAGAAAATATAGAAAGATAATAGTGCACGCAAACGACTTTAACACTCTTTTAGCAGCTTATTTACTTAAGATGTTTTTCAGAAAAAGAGTCAGGGTTGTTTACGATTGTCATGAGTTAACCCCAAATGTTTACAAGGACTGGTATGGGACCCTTGTTGGTAAAGTTGCTGAAAAGCTTGAGAAATTGTTAATCAAATGTGCAGATGTTGTTTTGACCGTTAGCGAGCCAGTTGCTTCTTATCTTAGAACCATTACAAATGCGCCAGTTTACGTTTTTTACAACTATCCTTCCGAGAAATATATTCCCATGATAGACAAAATGGAAGCAAGAGAAATTTTGGGTCTGCCAAAGGATAAGCTCATAATTGCTTTTGTTGGTCATATAAGACCGGATACTGCTGTAAAGGAGCTAGTTGAAGCTACTGAAATTTTGAAAAAGAAAAATCTTCAGAACAAGGTTAGGTTCGTAATAGTTGGAGGGGGACCGTCCAAGGATGAAATTTGGAATTTTGTTAAAGAAAAGAATCTTGAAGACATTGTATCGCTTGTACCAATGGTACCAAGAGAGAAAGCTATTTTATATCTATGTGCTGCAGATATATCTTACGTCGTCTTTATTGAAGGAATTAATACAAGAATTGGGATGCCATGGAAACTTTTTGAAAGCCTTGCATGTGGTACAAAAGTTATAGTGAGTAACAAAACGTATATGGCGAATTTCTTGAAAAGTATTGACTATCCCAGCATTATAATTAACAAAATTTCTCCCAAAGAGATCGCTGAAGCCTTGGAAAAGGAGTTAGAAAATAGAGGTAATCGTGATAGCAAAAAGAGGGCAAAGTTTTTATGGGAATCGCAAGAAGGGGAGTTTTTAAAGATTTATGAAAATCTGGGGGGATTATTATGA
- a CDS encoding acyltransferase yields the protein MNILRKIFRRICRTAVKFVFPNGFRILLLRWSGVKVGKDVAINEGFTMACDIGYEENLVIEDRVAIGPNVTIVITSHPNNSHLRNLKDRYPSIEVFGKVHIKHDAWIGAGAIILPNVTIGEFSIIGAGSVVTKDVPPYSIAVGVPARVVKKLKIEKKTENT from the coding sequence ATGAATATTTTAAGGAAAATATTTCGTAGAATATGTAGAACAGCAGTAAAATTTGTTTTCCCTAACGGTTTTAGGATACTGCTATTAAGATGGAGCGGGGTTAAAGTGGGAAAAGATGTGGCAATAAATGAAGGGTTTACGATGGCTTGTGATATCGGATATGAAGAAAATTTAGTTATTGAAGATAGAGTTGCAATCGGGCCTAATGTTACTATTGTGATAACTTCTCATCCTAACAATTCACATCTCAGAAATTTAAAAGACAGATATCCTTCAATAGAAGTGTTTGGAAAAGTCCACATAAAACATGACGCATGGATAGGGGCGGGAGCCATTATACTCCCAAATGTTACAATAGGAGAGTTCTCAATTATAGGGGCAGGATCGGTTGTAACTAAAGACGTTCCGCCATATAGTATAGCGGTTGGAGTCCCGGCTAGGGTAGTAAAGAAACTTAAAATAGAAAAGAAGACTGAAAATACTTAA
- a CDS encoding lipid II:glycine glycyltransferase FemX, with product MNIAEIEVTHKVKEKEWKEFLSRSEYATVYHTPEWKKTLEESFGYKPYYLFVKDESDLIVGMLPLFYVKSKLTGNRLSSLPFSHISGPVGDKATKNFLISEAINLYKNLGASYLEIRDRVEDNRFLSKNMFSTYILELNPNIEEVWKQLHKGSVRRAIKKSEKSGVVVDTAKDIESLKEFYDLNCVGKRKIGVPCHPWKFFKNLFRFMNDYISLYVAKYQNNIIGGGIMIYYKDTVIYGYGAAHPHYLKLYPYNAFLWKSIKDACLSRYKYFDLGRAHYNVERGLMDFKRRWGTIEKKLYYSYYSKNKDLKILDMSGLKYRLGTKVIRKMPMPIYKKFSDRIFGSLG from the coding sequence ATGAATATTGCTGAGATAGAGGTCACTCATAAAGTCAAAGAAAAAGAATGGAAAGAATTCCTAAGCAGATCTGAATACGCTACAGTATATCACACACCTGAGTGGAAAAAGACTTTAGAAGAGAGTTTTGGGTATAAACCCTATTATTTATTTGTTAAGGATGAATCTGACTTAATTGTTGGAATGCTTCCTTTATTTTATGTTAAAAGTAAGCTGACTGGAAATAGATTATCTTCGCTCCCGTTTTCCCATATTTCTGGCCCAGTTGGTGATAAAGCCACTAAAAACTTTTTGATTAGTGAAGCGATTAATTTATATAAGAATTTAGGGGCCAGCTATCTTGAAATTAGAGATCGTGTGGAGGACAATCGGTTTCTCTCTAAAAATATGTTTTCTACTTACATTCTAGAGCTGAATCCAAATATAGAAGAAGTGTGGAAACAGTTGCATAAGGGAAGTGTTAGACGGGCAATAAAAAAATCGGAAAAAAGTGGAGTTGTGGTCGATACAGCGAAAGATATAGAAAGTTTAAAAGAATTTTATGACTTAAATTGTGTAGGAAAAAGAAAAATAGGTGTACCCTGTCATCCTTGGAAATTTTTCAAAAATCTATTCAGATTCATGAATGATTACATTTCCCTTTACGTGGCAAAATATCAAAATAATATTATTGGAGGCGGAATCATGATATATTATAAAGACACTGTTATTTATGGATACGGTGCAGCACATCCACATTATTTAAAATTATATCCATATAACGCATTTCTTTGGAAAAGTATAAAAGATGCATGCCTGAGTAGGTATAAGTATTTTGATCTTGGAAGAGCACATTACAACGTTGAAAGAGGATTGATGGATTTCAAGAGAAGATGGGGTACAATCGAGAAGAAGTTGTACTATAGTTATTATTCGAAAAATAAAGACTTAAAAATACTAGACATGAGCGGTCTTAAATATAGGCTTGGAACAAAAGTAATTCGGAAAATGCCAATGCCGATTTATAAGAAGTTTAGCGACCGGATATTTGGTAGTTTAGGGTGA
- a CDS encoding glycosyltransferase family 2 protein, translating to MYKGYKIGVAVPAYNEEKLIGETLKGIPPFVDRIYVVDDASKDNTSKVVEEMMRHDKRIVLIRHAKNKGVGGAIVSGWKKGLEEGMDILAVMAGDNQMDPRDLPALLDPIVEGKVDFTKGNRFLLSYDLKMSYWRRFGTFLLTILTKIASGYWHINDPQNGYVAIKADALRKIDLDKLDSGYFFENDLLIKASVANLRVVNVPVKIRYKIGEKSKIKYSKFIARTSWLLLRSFLWRIWVEYVKRRKFLGFLYLLGFTLIVTSFLIFLIYPTRLEIPLIVLLAGAAIFLGSCIKEKNLKQYLK from the coding sequence ATGTACAAGGGATACAAAATTGGAGTGGCTGTACCAGCTTACAACGAAGAAAAACTAATCGGCGAAACTCTGAAAGGAATCCCCCCTTTTGTCGACAGAATTTATGTCGTTGACGATGCAAGTAAGGACAACACTTCAAAAGTCGTTGAAGAAATGATGAGGCATGATAAAAGAATAGTGTTAATTCGACATGCAAAAAACAAAGGTGTTGGAGGCGCAATAGTTTCGGGATGGAAAAAAGGGTTAGAAGAGGGTATGGATATTTTGGCTGTAATGGCTGGTGATAATCAAATGGATCCGAGAGATCTTCCAGCTTTGCTTGATCCGATAGTTGAAGGAAAAGTAGATTTTACGAAAGGGAACAGGTTTCTTTTGAGTTACGATCTTAAAATGAGCTACTGGAGACGTTTTGGAACTTTTCTGCTTACAATATTGACAAAGATAGCCTCTGGATACTGGCATATAAATGATCCACAAAATGGATACGTTGCAATTAAAGCAGATGCTTTGAGAAAAATAGATTTAGACAAACTTGATTCTGGATACTTTTTTGAAAATGACTTGCTAATAAAGGCAAGTGTAGCCAATTTAAGAGTTGTTAATGTTCCTGTCAAAATAAGGTACAAGATCGGTGAAAAGTCAAAAATAAAGTATTCAAAATTCATAGCTCGCACAAGCTGGCTTTTGTTAAGATCTTTTCTTTGGAGAATTTGGGTTGAATATGTAAAAAGAAGGAAGTTTCTAGGTTTTTTGTATCTTCTAGGCTTTACCCTAATTGTTACAAGTTTTTTGATATTTTTGATTTATCCAACAAGATTGGAAATCCCTTTGATCGTTCTTCTAGCTGGAGCAGCAATATTTTTGGGCAGCTGCATAAAAGAAAAGAATCTTAAACAGTACTTGAAATGA
- a CDS encoding NAD(P)-binding domain-containing protein, whose protein sequence is MTEEIKIAVVGLGKAGLPLAAVIADSGFEVIGVDTDERKCEMINNGINPIPEDVIFDPFELKIELK, encoded by the coding sequence ATGACGGAAGAAATAAAAATAGCCGTAGTTGGGTTGGGTAAAGCTGGTTTGCCACTGGCGGCTGTAATCGCTGATTCTGGATTTGAAGTGATTGGAGTAGATACTGATGAGAGAAAATGTGAGATGATCAATAACGGCATAAATCCAATTCCAGAGGATGTTATTTTTGATCCATTTGAACTGAAGATAGAGCTAAAGTAG